A single genomic interval of Zobellia nedashkovskayae harbors:
- a CDS encoding THUMP-like domain-containing protein, producing the protein MSVLLKKPIFDKISNRELAEQLEARKKCEKKLPTWFATANIYYPNKLNIEQTSSETSAKYKAGLVSGKSLVDVTGGLGVDSYFFSQKIDQIHHCELDQNLSEIAAHNFKILGIDNVKTHAQNGLDFIKNSKKTFDWIYIDPSRRDDTKKRVFLLSDCLPNVVQNLDLLFSKSKNILIKTAPLLDISAGISELDFIKEIHIVAINNDVKELLWVLQKDYQGSISIKTINKTAEQDQIFDFKLQSEKEAISEFSEPLTYLYEPNAAVLKSGAFKITGQNLQLKKLHINTHLYTSDILIDFPGRRFKIESIFPYNKATFKKSGIKYANVTTRNFSESVATIRKKMKIKDGGQIYLFFTKNLVENVIVLRCFKV; encoded by the coding sequence ATGTCAGTATTACTAAAAAAACCTATTTTTGATAAAATTTCCAATCGCGAACTCGCCGAGCAACTCGAGGCTCGTAAAAAGTGCGAAAAAAAACTACCTACATGGTTTGCCACAGCAAATATTTACTACCCCAACAAACTAAATATTGAGCAAACCTCTTCTGAAACTTCGGCAAAATATAAGGCCGGATTAGTAAGCGGAAAATCACTTGTGGACGTCACCGGAGGACTAGGTGTGGACAGCTACTTTTTTAGCCAGAAAATAGACCAAATTCACCACTGTGAATTAGACCAGAATCTATCTGAAATTGCCGCTCATAATTTTAAAATTCTTGGTATTGACAACGTGAAGACCCATGCACAAAATGGATTGGATTTTATCAAAAATTCTAAAAAAACTTTTGACTGGATTTATATTGATCCATCAAGAAGGGATGACACGAAAAAACGCGTTTTTTTATTGTCCGATTGTCTACCCAATGTGGTCCAAAATTTAGATTTGTTATTTTCAAAATCAAAAAATATACTGATAAAAACAGCACCACTTTTAGATATTTCTGCCGGAATAAGTGAGTTGGATTTTATTAAAGAAATACATATTGTCGCCATAAATAATGATGTAAAAGAATTGCTCTGGGTGTTACAAAAAGATTACCAAGGAAGCATCTCTATAAAAACAATAAACAAAACCGCAGAACAAGATCAAATCTTCGATTTTAAGTTACAATCCGAAAAAGAGGCCATTTCTGAGTTTTCGGAACCACTCACCTATCTCTATGAGCCTAATGCAGCCGTTTTGAAATCAGGTGCATTTAAAATTACAGGCCAAAATCTCCAATTAAAAAAATTACACATAAATACCCATTTATATACTTCCGACATTCTAATAGATTTTCCTGGCCGCAGGTTTAAAATAGAAAGCATATTTCCGTATAATAAAGCCACTTTCAAAAAATCAGGGATTAAGTATGCAAATGTAACTACACGTAACTTTTCAGAAAGCGTAGCAACCATTAGAAAGAAGATGAAAATTAAGGATGGTGGGCAGATTTACCTTTTTTTCACAAAAAACCTCGTCGAAAACGTTATAGTTTTGCGTTGTTTTAAGGTATAA
- a CDS encoding DUF4159 domain-containing protein, giving the protein MKQLTYCLAILTLVTVQLQGQEVAILKYNGGGDWYANPTALPNLIAFCNENAGTEINKKPQTVEVGSSTIFQYPFLHMTGHGNVVFSAEEAENLRTYLFSGGFLHIDDNYGMAPYLKKTLEKAFPNSTLEELGNDHPIFKEVFKFPEGLPKIHEHDGKRPQALGLFYENRLVLLFTTESDLGDGWEDPSVHNDPKEIRTKALQMGANIMVYAFKN; this is encoded by the coding sequence ATGAAACAACTTACGTATTGCTTGGCAATTTTAACCCTTGTTACAGTACAACTACAGGGGCAGGAAGTAGCCATTTTAAAATATAACGGCGGTGGAGATTGGTACGCCAACCCTACTGCTTTGCCTAATCTCATTGCGTTTTGTAACGAAAATGCAGGTACCGAAATAAATAAAAAGCCCCAAACCGTAGAAGTAGGGAGTAGTACTATTTTTCAATATCCTTTTCTACATATGACCGGTCATGGCAACGTAGTTTTTTCTGCCGAGGAAGCAGAAAACTTAAGAACTTACCTCTTTTCTGGTGGTTTTTTACATATTGATGATAACTACGGCATGGCCCCATACTTAAAGAAAACATTAGAAAAGGCTTTCCCAAATAGCACTTTAGAAGAACTAGGTAACGACCACCCTATTTTTAAAGAAGTTTTCAAATTCCCAGAAGGTTTACCCAAAATTCACGAACATGACGGTAAACGCCCTCAAGCCTTAGGGCTTTTTTACGAAAATAGGCTTGTTCTGTTATTCACTACGGAAAGCGACCTAGGCGATGGCTGGGAAGACCCATCAGTACACAACGACCCTAAAGAAATAAGAACCAAGGCGCTGCAAATGGGCGCCAATATAATGGTGTATGCCTTTAAAAACTAA
- a CDS encoding AI-2E family transporter — MNAKTISQGILRSVGIILGVALLLYFLWMIQSVIAYLAIAAVTALIGRPIVFFLRRKLKLPNTLAVIITMVLMVSVLAGIIALFVPLLTEQGKNLSLLDIDQLKLNLDSLHEQIVNFIGTAPNVVDDIIEETDFEKTIVDSLNIGFIPNFLNSFLDVLSTASIGLFSVLFISFFFLKDSNLLQTGILAFVNNGNEKKTVHSIDKINNLLSRYFVGLLLQIFILFVIYTITLFIVGIENAIVIAFLCALFNIIPYIGPIIGAVIMVILTMTSNLGMDFSTVILPKAGYVLIGLAVGQLIDNFFSQPLIFSNSVKSHPLEIFLIIIIAGLLFGVVGMVVAVPGYTAMKVILKEFLSENKLVKSLTKSL; from the coding sequence ATGAACGCAAAAACGATTAGTCAAGGAATATTACGCTCAGTAGGAATTATACTTGGTGTGGCTCTCTTGCTTTATTTTCTATGGATGATTCAGTCCGTTATAGCCTATCTAGCAATAGCAGCGGTAACCGCCCTAATAGGTAGACCTATTGTCTTTTTTCTAAGACGTAAATTAAAACTTCCAAATACCTTGGCGGTTATAATTACCATGGTTCTAATGGTTAGTGTTTTAGCCGGAATTATTGCGCTATTTGTGCCATTATTAACTGAACAAGGTAAAAATCTTTCTTTGCTAGATATTGACCAACTCAAACTAAACTTAGATTCGCTACATGAGCAAATTGTAAATTTTATAGGAACTGCACCTAATGTAGTTGATGACATCATAGAGGAAACCGATTTTGAAAAGACCATAGTAGATAGTTTAAATATAGGGTTTATACCTAACTTCCTTAATTCCTTTTTAGATGTTCTCAGCACAGCTAGTATTGGTTTGTTCTCCGTATTGTTCATCTCTTTTTTCTTTTTAAAGGATAGTAATCTTTTACAAACTGGAATCTTGGCTTTTGTAAATAATGGTAACGAGAAAAAAACTGTACATTCCATAGATAAAATCAACAATTTACTTTCCAGATATTTTGTTGGACTACTACTTCAAATCTTTATTCTATTTGTAATTTACACCATAACACTGTTCATTGTTGGCATTGAAAATGCTATTGTAATTGCCTTCTTATGCGCATTGTTTAACATCATTCCATACATAGGTCCGATCATTGGTGCGGTGATTATGGTTATACTCACAATGACCAGTAATTTAGGAATGGATTTTAGCACCGTAATTCTGCCTAAAGCAGGGTATGTTTTGATAGGGTTAGCGGTAGGTCAATTAATCGATAATTTCTTTTCTCAACCTCTTATTTTTTCGAACAGCGTCAAGTCTCATCCGTTAGAAATTTTTCTAATTATAATCATTGCTGGTTTACTTTTTGGAGTAGTAGGAATGGTGGTTGCCGTACCCGGATATACAGCAATGAAGGTGATTTTAAAGGAGTTTTTATCAGAAAATAAACTAGTTAAATCACTTACAAAAAGTTTATAG
- a CDS encoding 16S rRNA (uracil(1498)-N(3))-methyltransferase, whose protein sequence is MQLFYNPELDKSVSQFTFSQEESRHIVKVLRKKEGDVLHITNGKGYIFESEILLADQKRCKAQIVSTKKRHAKAHWLHIVVAPTKNNDRFEWFLEKATEIGVSEITPIYCDRSERKIIKKERLEKVIQSAMKQSLRTYLPKLNDAISFKDFMEQEQNGLLFIAHCEEEEKVDLKRRVAPDKDITILIGPEGDFSQNEISSAYEKGFLPVSLGEYRLRTETAAIVACTTVNMINNG, encoded by the coding sequence ATGCAACTATTTTACAATCCGGAATTAGACAAGAGCGTTTCCCAATTTACCTTTTCCCAAGAAGAAAGCAGGCATATTGTAAAAGTGCTGCGTAAAAAGGAAGGTGATGTACTCCATATTACAAACGGAAAAGGCTATATTTTTGAATCAGAAATCTTATTGGCAGACCAGAAGAGATGCAAGGCCCAGATTGTTTCCACCAAAAAAAGACACGCAAAAGCCCATTGGTTACATATTGTGGTTGCTCCCACAAAAAACAATGACCGATTTGAATGGTTCCTAGAAAAAGCCACGGAAATAGGCGTTAGCGAGATTACCCCTATATACTGCGATAGATCAGAACGAAAAATCATTAAGAAGGAACGATTGGAAAAGGTCATTCAATCTGCCATGAAACAGAGTTTGCGCACCTATTTACCCAAGCTTAATGACGCCATTTCCTTCAAGGATTTCATGGAACAGGAACAAAACGGACTCTTATTTATTGCACATTGTGAAGAAGAAGAGAAAGTAGATTTAAAAAGAAGAGTAGCACCTGACAAAGACATTACCATATTGATTGGCCCAGAAGGCGATTTTTCACAAAATGAAATCAGTAGCGCTTACGAGAAAGGCTTTCTGCCCGTTTCCCTGGGAGAGTACCGGCTACGTACCGAAACGGCTGCAATAGTTGCTTGTACCACCGTGAATATGATCAATAACGGATAG
- the pfkA gene encoding 6-phosphofructokinase, whose protein sequence is MASEIKKIGVLTSGGDSPGMNAAIRSVVRTCAYMKVDCVGIYRGYQGMIEGDFKPMDARSVNNIINKGGTILKSARCDDFRTPEGRKKAYEQLQAEGIDAFVVIGGDGSFTGAMMFNQEYHFPIIGIPGTIDNDIFGTSNTVGFDTAMNTVVEVIDKIRDTASSHNRLFFVEVMGRDVGHIALNVGVGAGAEEILIPEANRGLERLLESLKRSKKSGKSSSIVVVAEGDKIGKSVFELKEYVEEHLPIYDVRVSVLGHMQRGGAPSCYDRVLASRMGVKAVESLLEGQTNFMVGIQNNKIILTPISKAIKGHTKIDKELIRVSEIMTT, encoded by the coding sequence ATGGCTTCAGAAATAAAGAAAATAGGTGTTTTAACCTCTGGCGGAGATTCCCCCGGCATGAATGCAGCAATACGATCCGTGGTTAGAACTTGTGCCTACATGAAAGTAGATTGTGTGGGTATCTATAGAGGATACCAAGGCATGATTGAAGGGGATTTTAAGCCAATGGACGCAAGAAGCGTTAACAACATAATAAATAAGGGTGGTACGATTCTTAAATCTGCCCGTTGTGATGACTTTAGAACTCCAGAAGGTAGAAAGAAGGCCTATGAGCAATTGCAAGCAGAAGGTATTGATGCATTTGTGGTAATAGGGGGTGACGGTAGTTTTACCGGAGCCATGATGTTTAACCAAGAGTATCACTTTCCAATAATTGGTATTCCAGGTACAATTGATAACGATATATTTGGTACATCTAATACGGTAGGCTTTGATACGGCCATGAATACGGTAGTGGAAGTGATAGATAAGATTAGAGATACGGCCAGTTCTCATAACCGACTTTTCTTTGTAGAAGTTATGGGTAGGGATGTAGGTCATATTGCTTTGAATGTAGGTGTTGGTGCAGGTGCAGAAGAAATTCTGATTCCAGAAGCCAATCGCGGTCTTGAGCGTTTGCTTGAGTCTTTAAAACGAAGTAAGAAATCAGGAAAATCTTCCAGTATCGTAGTTGTTGCAGAAGGTGATAAGATAGGAAAGAGTGTCTTTGAGCTTAAGGAATATGTAGAAGAACATTTACCTATATATGATGTAAGGGTGTCCGTACTTGGTCACATGCAGCGTGGTGGTGCTCCGTCTTGTTATGACAGGGTTTTGGCCAGTAGAATGGGTGTGAAAGCAGTAGAAAGTTTGTTGGAAGGCCAGACCAATTTTATGGTGGGTATTCAAAACAATAAGATTATATTAACTCCTATCAGTAAGGCTATAAAGGGTCATACGAAAATTGATAAGGAGCTTATACGAGTTTCAGAAATAATGACAACATAA
- a CDS encoding DUF1223 domain-containing protein codes for MAFKVDFKLKREKLSEPTENNEAIVVLELFTSQGCSSCPPADALLQQIKEDYQSSVYALSYHVDYWNYIGWQDPFSKSEYADKQRKYNIKFKNRSNYTPQVVVNGKTHFVGSSSAKMNAAIAKYGAIEAVNKIELGKVRVKKESVYFNYKLQGVAANKSLRAILVLDERTTKVKRGENRNRILKNSNIVVAEKRIAIEDLEGEAFINIPNAVEKDEKLNLIILMETQGYDITAATKTELLR; via the coding sequence ATGGCTTTCAAAGTTGATTTTAAGTTGAAAAGAGAAAAATTATCTGAGCCTACGGAGAATAATGAGGCTATTGTGGTTTTAGAGCTTTTTACCTCGCAAGGTTGTTCTAGTTGTCCGCCGGCTGATGCATTGTTGCAGCAGATAAAAGAAGATTACCAAAGTTCAGTTTACGCCTTGTCTTATCATGTAGATTATTGGAATTATATTGGTTGGCAAGACCCATTTAGCAAGTCTGAGTATGCAGATAAACAGCGTAAGTATAACATCAAATTTAAAAATAGAAGTAATTATACACCTCAGGTAGTAGTAAATGGTAAAACTCATTTTGTAGGGTCTAGTTCTGCTAAAATGAATGCCGCGATAGCAAAATACGGGGCGATTGAGGCAGTGAATAAAATAGAATTGGGTAAAGTAAGAGTTAAAAAGGAATCTGTTTACTTCAATTATAAACTTCAAGGTGTTGCGGCCAACAAAAGTCTTAGAGCTATATTGGTTTTGGATGAGCGAACCACAAAGGTGAAGCGGGGTGAAAACAGAAATAGAATATTAAAAAATAGCAATATTGTGGTTGCGGAAAAGAGAATTGCAATAGAAGATTTGGAAGGGGAGGCTTTTATTAACATACCAAATGCGGTTGAAAAGGATGAAAAGCTGAATCTTATTATTTTGATGGAAACCCAAGGCTATGATATTACAGCGGCCACTAAAACAGAACTACTTAGGTAG
- a CDS encoding translocation/assembly module TamB domain-containing protein codes for MMVLVLICILGTVILSLPFVQTSFAKYATDTINKDFGTNINIDKLRISLITWDTNLEGIYIEDYQKDTIFYVNKLTTSILSVRNLSKGKLEFGDIKIDELDFKLKTYLDNRNTNLEVFIDKFNDGQPRKPGTDPFFFSSSDVQISNSNFRLIDENFENELLLDFEELNIGATDFQILGPQVSAKINSMAFNSQRGINVKEMSTDFKYTKQQMRFDSLRIKTEGSRLKGDLVFDYERKDFADFLNKVNLEAEFVESEVAFDEINLLYDQFGKGKTVNFSSKISGVLNDLNADELFLQSDNTGIRGDFNFKNLFVRKQPFVMHADMKNVTSSYYELRALMPNILGKSLPSSFQKLGQFTIRGNTVVTENSIDAKVNLNTAIGSSYADLALSDINNIDNANYKGFVSLIDFDLGDFAENKRLGKTTLDFNVEGKGFVQETLNTEVIGEVYSIEFNNYEYNDLKVSGILKEQLFDGTLLSNDENIKFSFKGLADFGEDRNDFNFIASVDYADLNKLNFIKDSISIFKGNVNMDVTGNTLDNLVGDIKFTKTIFENKNDTYYFEDFKVSSTFEDDGVRVIDINSPDIITGYMKGRFRVAELGRLVQNSLGSIYTNYRPFNISGGQTLAFNFKIYNKIVDVFFPEVKFDPNTFIKGNIVADEGDFKLNFKSPSIVAFGNEADNIDVKIDNKNPLFNTYISVSDLSTNYYDVKDFNLINTTLKDTLFFRTEFKGGSDLNDSYNLNFYHTFNKDNKSVIGLKTSDINFKGNKWVLNKDGDNKNKVVINRTLDSIDIREIVMNNSAQEQIRLKGQLADSTYKDLQLEFKIVSLNKITPAIDSLRLQGEVNGTLNILQKDNIYLPSSNLAVEDFSINDMRLGDLTVGIVGNKDLTEFAVNSQITDKGIEKLSVVGNINNKEEMPKADLLVSLDKFDLEPFAPLGENILSNIRGFVSGNARIQGPVDNPDFSGVLTLDKAGLGVPYLNVDYNFAANSRVNLSKQTFDFDQIKVTDVTKNTKATLDGTISHSFFRNWLLDLNVDTKDNGFLILNTAFEEEVLYYGTGYLDGKGRIFGPTKALNIKVEGKTAKGTSLKIPLSDVASIGDYSFINFVEKNKLNHVEEERVLDGFQGLELTFDLDVTPDAEVEIVTDTKTGSSLKGSGVGILLIRINTRGAFEMYGDFVVVEGQYNYKFGGVINKTFQVKPGGTIVWDREPLKATLDLEAVYALNANPAPLLDNPGYTRRIPTEVVIKLTDDLESPDIEFNIDFPGTNSIVQSELEYRLQDPTVEERNALFLLAQGSFVNDQTGIDQQALTGNLLQSASGLLNQVLGENEKFNLGLSYEQGILDRSADYQTENRIGVTVSTQISDRLLFNGKVGVPVGGTTETVVAGDFEIQLLLNEEGTLSAKFFNRENEIQEYLADRLGYTQGVGISYEVDFNSFRELFKTIMKKEEPKKKLPEPNEVPSSVMGRDSLLKFYPKDKRLK; via the coding sequence ATGATGGTACTCGTGCTGATCTGTATTTTAGGTACGGTCATCCTTTCGTTGCCATTCGTTCAGACAAGTTTTGCTAAGTACGCTACGGATACCATAAATAAAGATTTTGGTACGAATATTAACATAGATAAACTTCGTATTTCCTTAATTACTTGGGATACTAATCTTGAAGGTATTTATATTGAAGATTATCAAAAAGATACCATTTTTTACGTAAACAAGCTTACCACTTCTATTCTAAGTGTTCGGAATTTAAGTAAAGGCAAGCTGGAGTTTGGTGATATTAAGATTGATGAATTAGATTTTAAACTAAAAACCTATTTAGACAACAGGAATACTAATTTAGAGGTCTTCATAGACAAGTTCAATGATGGGCAACCCCGGAAGCCCGGTACAGATCCTTTCTTTTTCTCGTCTTCAGATGTTCAAATTTCCAATAGTAATTTCCGTCTGATCGATGAAAATTTTGAAAATGAACTTTTGCTGGATTTTGAAGAACTCAATATTGGCGCTACGGATTTTCAGATTTTGGGCCCGCAAGTATCGGCCAAGATAAACTCCATGGCTTTTAATAGTCAGCGAGGTATCAATGTAAAAGAAATGTCTACGGACTTTAAGTATACCAAGCAACAGATGCGTTTTGACTCGTTGCGCATCAAGACCGAAGGTTCTAGGCTAAAAGGAGATTTGGTTTTTGATTATGAACGAAAAGACTTTGCAGACTTTTTGAACAAAGTAAATTTAGAAGCAGAGTTTGTAGAGTCAGAGGTTGCTTTTGATGAAATTAACTTGCTTTATGACCAATTTGGTAAAGGAAAGACGGTTAATTTTTCTTCTAAAATAAGTGGTGTTTTAAATGATTTGAATGCCGATGAGCTTTTTCTGCAGTCGGATAACACGGGAATAAGAGGAGACTTCAATTTTAAAAACCTTTTTGTTCGTAAGCAACCGTTCGTTATGCATGCCGATATGAAAAACGTAACCTCTAGTTATTATGAGTTACGTGCGTTAATGCCTAATATTTTAGGTAAATCCCTACCTTCTTCATTTCAAAAATTAGGGCAATTTACTATACGTGGGAATACGGTTGTTACTGAAAACTCTATAGATGCGAAAGTAAACCTGAACACCGCAATTGGTAGTAGTTATGCAGATTTGGCGCTCTCCGATATCAATAATATAGATAATGCCAACTATAAAGGTTTTGTATCTCTAATTGACTTTGATCTTGGTGATTTTGCTGAAAATAAGAGGTTGGGTAAGACTACTTTAGATTTTAATGTAGAAGGAAAAGGATTTGTTCAGGAGACTTTGAATACGGAGGTTATAGGAGAGGTCTACTCCATAGAATTTAATAATTACGAGTATAACGACCTCAAGGTTTCGGGAATTTTAAAAGAACAATTGTTTGATGGTACGCTGTTAAGCAATGATGAAAATATCAAGTTTAGTTTTAAAGGACTTGCAGATTTTGGAGAGGACCGGAACGATTTTAATTTTATTGCTTCGGTAGACTATGCAGATTTAAACAAGTTAAATTTCATTAAAGACAGCATTTCTATTTTTAAAGGAAATGTAAATATGGATGTTACCGGAAACACATTAGATAATCTTGTGGGTGATATCAAGTTTACAAAGACCATCTTTGAGAATAAAAATGACACCTATTATTTCGAAGATTTTAAAGTGTCCTCTACCTTTGAGGATGATGGGGTTAGAGTTATAGATATCAACTCTCCGGACATTATTACTGGGTATATGAAAGGCCGGTTTAGGGTTGCGGAACTCGGAAGATTGGTTCAGAACTCTTTGGGTAGTATTTATACCAACTATAGACCTTTTAATATTTCAGGAGGTCAGACTCTTGCTTTCAATTTCAAGATTTATAATAAGATTGTAGACGTCTTTTTTCCTGAGGTAAAATTTGACCCAAATACTTTTATAAAAGGGAACATAGTAGCTGATGAGGGCGATTTTAAACTCAACTTCAAATCACCTAGTATAGTCGCTTTTGGAAATGAAGCGGATAATATTGATGTTAAAATAGATAATAAAAACCCATTATTCAATACGTATATTTCGGTTAGTGATCTTTCTACAAATTATTACGATGTAAAGGATTTTAACCTCATAAACACTACCCTAAAAGACACCTTGTTTTTTAGAACGGAATTTAAAGGAGGTAGTGATTTAAATGATAGTTACAATCTAAACTTCTATCATACTTTTAATAAAGACAACAAGTCGGTAATAGGCCTTAAAACATCCGATATAAACTTTAAAGGGAATAAATGGGTTCTCAATAAAGATGGAGATAACAAAAACAAAGTAGTCATTAACCGCACACTAGATAGCATTGATATTCGGGAGATAGTAATGAACAATAGTGCTCAGGAGCAGATAAGGTTAAAAGGGCAATTGGCGGATTCCACCTATAAAGATTTACAACTTGAGTTTAAGATTGTTTCACTAAATAAAATAACACCTGCAATAGATAGCCTTAGATTACAGGGTGAGGTAAACGGTACGCTCAATATTCTGCAGAAAGACAATATTTATTTGCCGTCTTCTAATCTTGCGGTAGAAGACTTCTCTATTAATGACATGCGTTTAGGAGACTTAACGGTGGGTATTGTCGGTAATAAGGATTTGACAGAATTTGCGGTAAATTCCCAAATAACTGACAAGGGCATTGAGAAACTAAGTGTTGTTGGGAACATAAATAATAAAGAAGAGATGCCTAAGGCTGACCTTTTGGTCAGTTTAGATAAGTTTGATTTAGAGCCGTTTGCACCTTTAGGCGAGAATATTTTAAGTAATATACGTGGTTTTGTTAGTGGTAACGCGCGTATTCAAGGTCCAGTAGATAACCCAGATTTCAGCGGTGTTTTAACTTTGGATAAAGCCGGACTAGGTGTGCCTTACTTGAATGTAGATTATAATTTCGCAGCCAATTCTAGGGTAAACCTTAGTAAACAAACCTTTGATTTTGATCAGATTAAAGTTACAGATGTAACCAAGAATACAAAAGCTACTTTAGATGGCACCATTAGCCATTCTTTCTTTCGTAACTGGCTTCTTGATTTGAATGTTGATACAAAAGATAATGGTTTTCTAATCTTAAATACGGCTTTTGAAGAAGAGGTTCTTTATTATGGAACGGGTTATTTAGACGGAAAAGGTAGGATTTTTGGACCCACAAAAGCATTAAACATTAAGGTTGAAGGAAAAACAGCTAAGGGTACTTCTTTAAAGATTCCTTTAAGCGATGTAGCTTCTATTGGGGATTATTCTTTTATCAATTTTGTTGAAAAGAACAAGCTGAACCATGTAGAAGAAGAACGTGTTCTTGATGGATTTCAGGGGCTGGAGCTTACTTTTGATTTGGATGTTACGCCAGATGCAGAAGTAGAGATTGTAACGGATACTAAGACAGGAAGTTCTTTAAAAGGTAGTGGGGTAGGGATTTTGTTAATTCGTATCAACACCCGTGGTGCTTTTGAAATGTATGGAGATTTTGTTGTTGTGGAAGGTCAGTATAATTATAAGTTTGGCGGAGTTATCAATAAAACATTTCAAGTAAAACCTGGTGGGACCATTGTTTGGGATCGCGAACCATTAAAAGCAACATTAGACCTTGAAGCGGTATATGCCTTAAACGCAAACCCGGCACCACTGTTGGATAATCCGGGTTATACTAGGCGGATACCTACGGAAGTAGTTATTAAGTTGACCGATGACCTTGAGAGCCCTGACATTGAATTTAATATTGATTTTCCGGGAACCAATTCTATTGTACAGTCAGAGTTGGAATATCGTCTTCAAGACCCCACGGTAGAGGAACGTAACGCACTTTTCCTATTGGCGCAAGGTTCGTTCGTAAATGACCAGACTGGTATTGATCAGCAAGCACTTACTGGCAATTTGTTGCAGTCGGCATCAGGATTGTTGAATCAAGTTTTAGGTGAAAACGAAAAGTTTAATCTCGGTCTTTCTTACGAGCAGGGAATTCTTGATAGAAGTGCGGATTATCAAACGGAAAATAGAATAGGGGTAACCGTATCTACCCAAATAAGTGATCGTTTACTTTTTAATGGTAAAGTTGGAGTTCCGGTGGGTGGAACAACGGAGACAGTTGTTGCCGGTGATTTTGAGATTCAATTACTGTTGAATGAAGAAGGAACCTTAAGTGCTAAATTTTTCAACAGAGAAAATGAAATACAGGAATATTTAGCAGATAGATTGGGCTATACTCAAGGGGTAGGTATCTCCTATGAAGTAGATTTTAATAGTTTTAGAGAGCTTTTTAAGACTATTATGAAAAAGGAAGAGCCAAAGAAAAAACTTCCAGAACCCAACGAAGTTCCAAGTTCGGTAATGGGTAGGGATAGTTTGTTAAAGTTCTATCCTAAAGATAAAAGGTTAAAGTAA
- the tsaD gene encoding tRNA (adenosine(37)-N6)-threonylcarbamoyltransferase complex transferase subunit TsaD: MKNETIYILAIESSCDDTSAAVLSNKKVLSNVTATQKIHEEYGGVVPELASRAHQQNIVPVVHQALDKANIDKKLVSAIAFTRGPGLMGSLLVGTSFAKSLSLGLNIPLIEVNHMQAHILAHFIEGQPDGAPEFPFLGMTISGGHTQIVLVKDYFDMEILGETLDDAVGEAYDKSAKILGLPYPGGPLVDKYAQEGNPKAFLFPKPKVDGLNFSFSGLKTSILYFVQRETARNPDFVQENLKDICASIQKTIINILMDKLKKAVEQTGITQIAIGGGVSANSGIRNALKMAEKNRGWKTFIPKFEYCTDNAAMIGIVGYLKYQQNQFSKQDISAKPRYVLSSK, translated from the coding sequence GTGAAAAACGAAACTATTTATATTCTTGCTATAGAATCTTCTTGCGACGACACTTCTGCTGCTGTATTAAGCAATAAAAAAGTGCTCAGTAATGTAACGGCCACTCAAAAAATTCACGAGGAATATGGGGGTGTTGTACCTGAACTTGCCTCACGAGCTCACCAACAAAACATTGTTCCTGTAGTACACCAAGCTTTGGATAAAGCAAATATCGACAAAAAACTAGTATCTGCCATAGCTTTTACGCGCGGTCCTGGATTGATGGGTTCACTTCTTGTTGGAACCTCGTTTGCGAAGTCCCTTTCACTGGGTCTTAACATACCTCTAATTGAGGTTAATCATATGCAGGCACACATCTTGGCCCATTTTATTGAAGGGCAACCAGATGGTGCTCCGGAGTTTCCATTTTTAGGAATGACCATTAGCGGTGGCCACACGCAAATTGTATTGGTCAAAGACTATTTTGACATGGAGATATTAGGCGAAACCTTAGATGATGCTGTAGGTGAAGCATACGATAAAAGCGCCAAGATTTTAGGACTACCCTACCCTGGTGGCCCATTAGTAGACAAATATGCTCAAGAAGGAAACCCAAAAGCTTTTCTTTTCCCTAAACCAAAGGTTGATGGACTAAATTTTAGCTTCAGTGGCTTAAAAACCAGTATCTTATACTTTGTGCAAAGGGAAACTGCAAGAAACCCGGATTTTGTTCAAGAAAATCTAAAAGATATCTGCGCATCCATCCAAAAAACAATTATCAATATTTTGATGGATAAACTTAAAAAAGCAGTTGAACAGACCGGAATTACACAAATAGCTATTGGCGGTGGCGTAAGTGCCAATTCAGGTATCAGAAATGCACTTAAAATGGCCGAAAAAAATAGAGGATGGAAAACTTTTATTCCAAAATTTGAATACTGCACGGATAATGCGGCTATGATCGGTATTGTAGGCTACCTCAAATACCAACAAAACCAGTTTTCAAAACAAGACATTTCCGCTAAACCACGTTACGTTCTATCCTCTAAATAA